A stretch of the Archangium violaceum genome encodes the following:
- a CDS encoding type I polyketide synthase, producing MSEEINYRQLLQQQLVKIRKLEARLEQAEAARREPIAIVGMACRLPGGVESPEDFWDLQVKGVDATGEVPPDRWDAEALYDPDPQAPGKIRTRRGGFLKDVDRFDARFFGISPREAESMDPQQRLVLEVAWEALERAGHAVVRTRRERVGVFVGVMNNDYGQLALNAEGLAGIDPYFIGARANCAISGRLSYLFGFQGPSVVLDSACASSLVAVHLASQSLRNGECSMALAAGVNLILSPEASVYLSRSGALSPDGRCKSFDASADGYGRAEACGVLVLERLSDARARGANILAVIRGSAVGHDGPSSSFTVPNGVAQQAVIREALRNAGVSPSEVSYLEAHGTGTAMGDPIEAEAMWSVLKEGRKGGESLWMGSVKTNIGYPEAASGVVGMMKVVLAMRHKQLPPHLHLKKPNPLIDWKGMGVRVPVERTAWEPTQGRRIAGVTSYGRTGTLAHVVLEEAPPLAEVKRDKERSEHVLVLSARSEEALRAQAGRYARFLATNDAEAGDVCFTAAAGRAHFEHRLAVVGGGTQQLRERLLAAEAGRGGEGLWTGRASTPSPAVAFVFGGEGERSSELGRSLYETQPVFREALEKCGDALKGVLEKPLVQVMYGSGSELSKEEAYSRAAVFAVEWALARMWRAWGVVPHSVTGRGVGEYVAAVDSGVLGLEEGLRLAVRKLPLVGTGPGLGEGDEVVPITPSEADWTRLSKTLGALYVRGLEVDWAAFDAPYQRRRVLLPTYPFQRQRYWLSRRSEPRP from the coding sequence ATGTCCGAGGAGATCAATTATCGCCAGTTGCTGCAGCAGCAGCTGGTGAAGATCCGCAAGCTGGAGGCCCGGTTGGAGCAGGCCGAGGCCGCCCGTCGGGAGCCGATCGCCATCGTCGGCATGGCCTGCCGTCTGCCGGGAGGCGTGGAGAGCCCGGAGGACTTCTGGGACCTGCAGGTGAAGGGGGTGGATGCGACCGGTGAGGTTCCGCCGGACCGCTGGGACGCCGAGGCCCTGTACGATCCGGATCCCCAGGCTCCGGGGAAGATCCGCACGCGGCGCGGAGGCTTCCTGAAGGACGTGGACCGGTTCGACGCCCGGTTCTTCGGCATCTCGCCACGAGAAGCGGAGAGCATGGATCCGCAGCAGCGGCTGGTGCTCGAGGTGGCCTGGGAGGCATTGGAGCGGGCGGGGCACGCGGTGGTGCGCACCAGGCGAGAGCGCGTGGGCGTCTTCGTGGGGGTGATGAACAATGACTATGGGCAGCTCGCGCTGAACGCGGAGGGCCTGGCTGGCATCGATCCCTACTTCATCGGCGCGCGAGCGAACTGCGCGATCTCCGGGCGGCTGTCGTACCTGTTTGGCTTTCAGGGACCGAGCGTGGTGTTGGACTCGGCGTGCGCGTCATCGCTGGTGGCGGTGCACCTGGCCAGCCAGAGCCTGAGGAATGGCGAGTGCTCGATGGCGCTGGCGGCGGGGGTGAACCTCATCCTCTCGCCGGAGGCGAGTGTCTATCTCTCCCGCAGCGGAGCGCTCTCTCCGGATGGGAGATGCAAGTCGTTCGATGCCTCCGCGGATGGCTATGGCCGTGCGGAGGCCTGTGGCGTGCTGGTGCTCGAGCGGCTGTCGGATGCGCGGGCCCGGGGGGCCAACATCCTGGCGGTCATCCGGGGCTCGGCGGTGGGGCATGACGGTCCGAGCAGCTCGTTCACGGTACCGAATGGAGTGGCACAGCAGGCCGTCATCCGTGAGGCGTTGCGGAACGCGGGCGTGTCTCCCTCCGAGGTGAGCTACCTGGAGGCACACGGGACGGGGACGGCGATGGGAGACCCCATCGAGGCCGAGGCGATGTGGTCGGTGTTGAAGGAGGGGAGGAAGGGCGGGGAGTCGCTGTGGATGGGCTCGGTGAAGACGAACATCGGCTATCCGGAGGCGGCCTCGGGCGTCGTGGGGATGATGAAGGTGGTGCTGGCGATGCGTCACAAGCAATTGCCGCCGCACCTGCACCTGAAGAAGCCCAACCCGCTCATCGACTGGAAGGGGATGGGCGTGAGGGTGCCGGTGGAGCGGACGGCGTGGGAGCCGACGCAGGGCCGGCGCATCGCGGGGGTGACGTCCTACGGGCGGACGGGCACCCTGGCGCACGTGGTGCTGGAGGAAGCGCCACCCCTGGCGGAAGTGAAGCGGGACAAGGAGCGGTCCGAGCACGTGCTGGTGCTCTCGGCTCGGAGCGAGGAGGCCCTGCGAGCCCAGGCGGGCCGTTACGCCCGGTTCCTGGCAACGAATGACGCGGAAGCGGGAGACGTGTGCTTCACGGCCGCGGCGGGACGGGCCCACTTCGAGCACCGGCTGGCGGTGGTGGGCGGCGGCACGCAACAGCTGCGCGAGAGACTCCTGGCGGCGGAAGCGGGACGCGGGGGCGAAGGGCTATGGACGGGACGCGCGAGTACCCCGTCACCGGCCGTGGCCTTCGTCTTCGGCGGGGAAGGGGAGCGGTCCTCGGAGCTGGGCAGGTCGTTGTACGAGACGCAGCCTGTCTTCCGTGAAGCGCTGGAGAAGTGCGGGGACGCGCTGAAGGGCGTGCTGGAGAAGCCGCTGGTGCAGGTGATGTATGGCTCCGGGTCCGAGCTGTCGAAGGAAGAGGCGTACAGCAGGGCGGCGGTGTTCGCGGTGGAGTGGGCACTGGCCCGGATGTGGCGGGCGTGGGGCGTGGTTCCCCATTCGGTGACGGGCCGGGGCGTGGGCGAGTACGTGGCGGCGGTGGACTCGGGAGTCCTGGGCCTGGAGGAGGGGCTGCGGTTGGCTGTGCGCAAGCTGCCGCTGGTGGGCACCGGACCGGGGCTCGGCGAGGGCGACGAGGTTGTCCCCATCACCCCGAGCGAAGCGGACTGGACGCGGCTGTCGAAGACGCTGGGCGCGCTGTACGTGAGGGGGTTGGAGGTGGACTGGGCGGCCTTCGATGCGCCCTATCAGCGGCGAAGGGTGCTCCTGCCCACCTATCCCTTCCAGCGTCAGCGCTACTGGCTCTCGCGGCGATCCGAGCCGCGCCCCTGA
- a CDS encoding response regulator, with product MSNTSDRRRILIIDDSEAIHTDFRRILNPEQRRSRNDLDQLEEVLFGPAPSRASTLEESLFEVESAFQGQEGVAKVREAEATGRPYSLVFLDYRMPPGWNGAETLRHLRTVSPALRVVLCSAYSDYSWAEMLQKFGEHHSLRELRKPFNGQEVRKLALSLTEQRDTP from the coding sequence ATGAGCAACACCTCAGACAGACGACGCATCCTCATCATCGACGACTCCGAGGCCATCCACACGGACTTCCGGCGCATCCTCAACCCGGAACAACGCCGGAGCAGGAACGACCTCGACCAGCTGGAAGAGGTGCTCTTCGGCCCGGCTCCCTCCCGTGCCTCCACGCTCGAGGAGTCCCTGTTCGAGGTGGAGTCCGCCTTCCAGGGGCAGGAGGGTGTCGCCAAGGTGCGCGAGGCCGAGGCGACTGGCCGCCCCTACTCGCTGGTGTTCCTCGACTACCGGATGCCGCCCGGGTGGAACGGCGCCGAGACGCTGAGGCATCTGCGGACGGTGTCACCCGCGCTGCGCGTGGTGCTCTGCTCGGCCTACTCCGACTATTCGTGGGCGGAGATGCTCCAGAAGTTTGGCGAGCACCACTCCCTGAGGGAGCTGAGGAAGCCCTTCAACGGGCAGGAGGTGCGCAAGCTGGCCCTCTCCCTCACCGAGCAGAGAGACACGCCTTAG
- a CDS encoding sensor histidine kinase, with amino-acid sequence MSFSSPRAPLARSTLIHMGARIGVIVALTTLFSYLHILNTQRGEARIRLERYISEHSQREQAIFLLAEDNQSVILKALAERLNARAPEDVSARFERLFVSLPDGTVRNRAESFDGTREPGVLVPQGVRLDEDLRQRILAAYDVISQFGPAFHTRFANTYITLPEGPLIIYWPEQPNLSLESAPNFLGTQLAFFTISRPDQNPERKTTWTGAYYDPVSHEAMVSVSTPLDLERRHVATISQDVLLAGMMARLQKDTMPGAYNLLFHDDGQLITHPKLKPQDLGSEHNILDAAKQPGGEGAPTWAVSEKQRVHLRDIFERVKNRPPGVSVVELPEHDEFLAMGQFQGPGWNFVTVFPETLVTKPAAQAARYVLLLGSISLLLELVMMHWVLKQQISIPLQSFTQATDRVASGDFNVELNTARRDELGQLARAFRLMADKVQRREEELRQANESLEQRVEERTRELRDIHHQLVQTARRAGMAEIATNVLHNVGNVLTSVYTSAQLAKERMEEMRLEHVGRVATLLRENQEDLTGFVTRDERGQHVLPFLGKLGQNLVDERKEIVSLLDDVGRYTEHIGDIVKVQQNFARTPRVHEPVQLAELVEDALRINSAGLARHQVKVVRQLEPLPPVPTDKHKTLMILVNLISNAKYALDAVAPDERCLTVRLTRTGANRVQIEIHDNGKGIAPEMLTRIFQYGFTTREDGHGFGLHSSAIAAQELGGALTARSEGPGRGATFTLEMPYLAAQEAA; translated from the coding sequence ATGTCGTTCAGCTCTCCTCGCGCACCGCTGGCCCGTTCGACGCTCATCCACATGGGTGCGCGCATCGGGGTCATCGTCGCGCTGACGACCCTCTTCAGCTACCTCCACATCCTCAACACCCAACGTGGCGAGGCGCGGATACGGTTGGAGCGCTACATCTCGGAGCACAGCCAACGCGAGCAGGCCATCTTCCTGCTCGCCGAGGACAACCAGTCCGTCATCCTGAAGGCCCTGGCGGAGCGGCTCAACGCCCGCGCCCCGGAGGACGTGAGCGCCCGCTTCGAGCGCCTGTTCGTGTCCCTGCCCGACGGCACGGTGCGCAACCGCGCCGAGAGCTTCGACGGCACACGAGAGCCGGGTGTCCTGGTTCCCCAGGGAGTCCGGCTCGACGAGGACCTGCGCCAGAGGATCCTCGCCGCGTATGACGTGATCTCCCAGTTCGGGCCCGCCTTCCATACGCGCTTCGCGAACACCTACATCACGCTGCCGGAGGGGCCGCTCATCATCTACTGGCCGGAACAGCCCAACCTGAGCCTGGAGTCCGCACCGAACTTCCTGGGCACGCAGCTGGCCTTCTTCACCATCAGCCGCCCCGACCAGAACCCGGAGCGGAAGACGACGTGGACGGGGGCCTACTACGATCCGGTCTCCCACGAGGCGATGGTCTCGGTCTCCACGCCCCTGGACCTGGAGCGACGCCATGTCGCGACGATCAGCCAGGACGTGTTGCTCGCGGGGATGATGGCCCGCCTCCAGAAGGACACCATGCCCGGGGCGTACAACCTGCTCTTCCACGACGACGGGCAACTCATCACCCATCCCAAGCTGAAGCCGCAGGACCTGGGCAGCGAACACAACATCCTGGACGCCGCGAAGCAGCCCGGGGGCGAGGGAGCACCCACGTGGGCGGTTTCCGAGAAGCAGCGGGTCCACCTGCGCGACATCTTCGAGCGGGTGAAGAACCGTCCACCGGGTGTGTCCGTGGTGGAGCTGCCGGAGCATGACGAGTTCCTCGCCATGGGTCAGTTCCAGGGCCCCGGCTGGAACTTCGTCACCGTGTTCCCCGAGACGCTGGTGACGAAGCCGGCCGCCCAGGCCGCCCGCTACGTCCTGTTGCTCGGCAGCATCTCGCTCCTGCTCGAGCTGGTGATGATGCACTGGGTGCTCAAGCAGCAGATCTCCATTCCACTCCAGTCCTTCACCCAGGCGACCGATCGGGTGGCCTCCGGTGACTTCAACGTCGAGCTGAACACGGCGCGACGGGACGAGCTGGGGCAACTGGCCCGCGCCTTCCGCCTCATGGCCGACAAGGTGCAACGGCGCGAGGAGGAGCTGCGCCAGGCCAACGAGAGCCTGGAGCAGCGCGTGGAGGAGCGCACGCGCGAGCTGCGGGACATCCACCATCAACTGGTGCAGACGGCCCGGCGCGCCGGCATGGCGGAGATCGCCACCAACGTGCTGCACAACGTGGGCAACGTGCTCACCAGCGTCTATACCTCCGCGCAGCTCGCCAAGGAGCGCATGGAGGAGATGCGCCTGGAGCACGTGGGCCGCGTGGCCACCCTGCTGCGGGAGAACCAGGAAGACCTCACGGGCTTCGTCACCCGGGACGAGCGGGGCCAGCACGTCCTGCCCTTCCTGGGCAAGCTGGGACAGAACCTGGTCGACGAGCGCAAGGAGATCGTCTCGCTGCTCGACGACGTGGGCCGCTACACCGAGCACATCGGCGACATCGTCAAGGTTCAACAGAACTTCGCCCGCACGCCCCGCGTCCACGAGCCCGTGCAGCTGGCGGAGCTGGTGGAGGACGCGCTGCGCATCAACTCGGCGGGCCTCGCCCGTCATCAGGTGAAGGTGGTGCGGCAGCTGGAGCCGCTCCCGCCCGTGCCCACCGACAAGCACAAGACCCTGATGATCCTCGTCAACCTGATCAGCAACGCCAAATATGCCCTGGATGCGGTCGCCCCCGACGAGCGGTGCTTGACGGTGAGGCTGACGCGGACCGGAGCCAACCGCGTCCAGATCGAAATCCACGACAACGGGAAGGGCATCGCGCCGGAGATGCTCACCCGTATCTTCCAATACGGATTCACCACCCGCGAAGACGGGCATGGCTTCGGCCTGCACTCCAGCGCCATCGCGGCGCAGGAGTTGGGTGGCGCCCTGACGGCCCGCAGTGAGGGGCCAGGACGAGGAGCCACGTTCACGCTGGAGATGCCCTATCTCGCGGCTCAGGAGGCGGCATGA
- a CDS encoding response regulator, translated as MSNCPSKKRILVIDDSEAIHTDFKRILNPEQRRSRGDIDMLEEALFGPTQTRGNASAEPDFEVDSAFQGQEGVAKIRASMQNNQPYALVFLDYRMPPGWNGAETLRRLREVAPSLRVVLCSAYSDYSWAELVREFSDLQLLKELRKPFNGQEVRQLAIKLTGEDDDPSHAPT; from the coding sequence ATGAGCAACTGTCCGAGCAAGAAGCGAATCCTCGTCATCGATGACTCCGAGGCCATCCACACGGATTTCAAGCGGATCCTCAACCCGGAGCAGCGCCGGAGCCGGGGCGACATCGACATGCTGGAGGAGGCGCTCTTCGGCCCGACGCAGACTCGCGGCAATGCCTCCGCCGAGCCGGATTTCGAGGTGGACTCCGCCTTCCAGGGGCAGGAGGGCGTCGCCAAGATTCGCGCCTCCATGCAGAACAACCAGCCCTACGCGCTGGTGTTCCTCGACTACCGGATGCCGCCCGGTTGGAACGGAGCGGAGACCCTCCGGCGTCTGAGGGAAGTCGCCCCCTCGTTGCGCGTGGTGCTCTGCTCGGCCTACTCCGACTACTCCTGGGCGGAGCTGGTCCGGGAGTTCAGCGACCTCCAGTTGCTGAAGGAGCTGAGGAAGCCCTTCAACGGCCAGGAGGTGCGCCAGCTCGCCATCAAGCTCACCGGAGAAGACGACGATCCCTCTCACGCCCCGACGTGA